One stretch of Corynebacterium imitans DNA includes these proteins:
- a CDS encoding IS6-like element IS26 family transposase, with protein sequence MNPFKGRHFQRDIILWAVRWYCKYGISYRELQEMLAERGVNVDHSTIYRWVQRYAPEMEKRLRWYWRNPSDLCPWHMDETYVKVNGRWAYLYRAVDSRGRTVDFYLSSRRNSKAAYRFLGKILNNVKKWQIPRFINTDKAPAYGRALALLKREGRCPSDVEHRQIKYRNNVIECDHGKLKRIINATLGFKSMKTAYATIKGIEVMRALRKGQASAFYYGDPLGEMRLVSRVFEM encoded by the coding sequence ATGAACCCATTCAAAGGCCGGCATTTTCAGCGTGACATCATTCTGTGGGCCGTACGCTGGTACTGCAAATACGGCATCAGTTACCGTGAGCTGCAGGAGATGCTGGCTGAACGCGGAGTGAATGTCGATCACTCCACGATTTACCGCTGGGTTCAGCGTTATGCGCCTGAAATGGAAAAACGGCTGCGCTGGTACTGGCGTAACCCTTCCGATCTTTGCCCGTGGCACATGGATGAAACCTACGTGAAGGTCAATGGCCGCTGGGCGTATCTGTACCGGGCCGTCGACAGCCGGGGCCGCACTGTCGATTTTTATCTCTCCTCCCGTCGTAACAGCAAAGCTGCATACCGGTTTCTGGGTAAAATCCTCAACAACGTGAAGAAGTGGCAGATCCCGCGATTCATCAACACGGATAAAGCGCCCGCCTATGGTCGCGCGCTTGCTCTGCTCAAACGCGAAGGCCGGTGCCCGTCTGACGTTGAACACCGACAGATTAAGTACCGGAACAACGTGATTGAATGCGATCATGGCAAACTGAAACGGATAATCAACGCCACGCTGGGATTTAAATCCATGAAGACGGCTTACGCCACCATCAAAGGTATTGAGGTGATGCGTGCACTACGCAAAGGCCAGGCCTCAGCATTTTATTATGGTGATCCCCTGGGCGAAATGCGCCTGGTAAGCAGAGTTTTTGAAATGTAA
- a CDS encoding aminoglycoside O-phosphotransferase APH(3')-Ia: protein MSHIQRETSCSRPRLNSNLDADLYGYRWARDNVGQSGATIYRLYGKPNAPELFLKHGKGSVANDVTDEMVRLNWLTAFMPLPTIKHFIRTPDDAWLLTTAIPGKTAFQVLEEYPDSGENIVDALAVFLRRLHSIPVCNCPFNSDRVFRLAQAQSRMNNGLVDASDFDDERNGWPVEQVWKEMHKLLPFSPDSVVTHGDFSLDNLIFDEGKLIGCIDVGRVGIADRYQDLAILWNCLGEFSPSLQKRLFQKYGIDNPDMNKLQFHLMLDEFF from the coding sequence ATGAGCCATATTCAACGGGAAACGTCTTGCTCGAGGCCGCGATTAAATTCCAACCTGGATGCTGATTTATATGGGTATAGATGGGCTCGCGATAATGTCGGGCAATCAGGTGCGACAATCTATCGATTGTATGGGAAGCCCAATGCGCCAGAGTTGTTTCTGAAACATGGCAAAGGTAGCGTTGCCAATGATGTTACAGATGAGATGGTCAGACTAAACTGGCTGACGGCATTTATGCCTCTTCCGACCATCAAGCATTTTATCCGTACTCCTGATGATGCATGGTTACTCACCACTGCGATCCCCGGGAAAACAGCATTCCAGGTATTAGAAGAATATCCTGATTCAGGTGAAAATATTGTTGATGCGCTGGCAGTGTTCCTGCGCCGGTTGCATTCGATTCCTGTTTGTAATTGTCCTTTTAACAGCGATCGCGTATTTCGTCTCGCTCAGGCGCAATCACGAATGAATAACGGTTTGGTTGATGCTAGTGATTTTGATGACGAGCGTAATGGCTGGCCTGTTGAACAAGTCTGGAAAGAAATGCATAAGCTTTTGCCATTCTCACCGGATTCAGTCGTCACTCATGGTGATTTCTCACTTGATAACCTTATTTTTGACGAGGGGAAATTAATAGGTTGTATTGATGTTGGACGAGTCGGAATCGCAGACCGATACCAGGATCTTGCCATCCTATGGAACTGCCTCGGTGAGTTTTCTCCTTCATTACAGAAACGGCTTTTTCAAAAATATGGTATTGATAATCCTGATATGAATAAATTGCAGTTTCATTTGATGCTCGATGAGTTTTTCTGA